Proteins found in one Mucilaginibacter gracilis genomic segment:
- a CDS encoding HmuY family protein — MKKITTLSLALGSAIILVASSCSKKTDDATPAVSKLTTKTVTDLDGSKGSVYYSLSTGTQVTGADTATTKWDIKFKATSVFINSGTSGIGTSQAQVVSSTFETLTIAPTTGYKADASGVPAISGWYTYTATTEPQHALLTVPGKIFVVKTSAGNYAKVEMISYYKGNPNTTTADFANLATRPASSYYTFRFAYQGDGTTSLQ; from the coding sequence ATGAAAAAAATCACAACGCTATCTTTAGCATTAGGCAGCGCAATTATTTTGGTGGCCTCATCGTGCAGTAAAAAAACTGATGATGCAACGCCCGCAGTAAGCAAACTAACTACGAAAACGGTTACCGATCTGGATGGATCAAAAGGGTCCGTATATTACAGCCTATCAACCGGTACGCAGGTTACAGGGGCTGATACAGCGACCACCAAATGGGACATTAAGTTTAAAGCGACCAGCGTTTTTATTAACAGCGGCACATCGGGCATCGGAACATCACAAGCACAGGTGGTGAGCAGCACTTTTGAAACTTTAACAATTGCCCCAACTACAGGTTATAAGGCGGATGCAAGCGGTGTACCTGCCATTTCGGGCTGGTATACTTATACTGCTACTACCGAACCACAGCATGCCCTATTAACCGTTCCGGGAAAGATATTTGTGGTTAAAACCAGCGCGGGCAACTATGCGAAAGTAGAAATGATTAGCTATTACAAAGGCAACCCGAATACGACCACTGCCGATTTTGCTAACCTGGCTACACGCCCCGCTTCAAGCTATTATACCTTCCGTTTTGCCTATCAAGGTGACGGTACAACCAGCCTGCAATAA
- a CDS encoding TonB-dependent receptor plug domain-containing protein codes for MQIKYILYVLAMPLTIQMVFAQRHDPLKKDTTNTKQLKEVVVTGTRTAKSLQQVPIPITRITAEEIRKKGLVRLNEVLSEQTGMTILDDPHGQGIQIQGFDPAYTMILIDGLPIIGRNTGILELSRITTNNIERIEIVKGPTSSLYGSEAMAGVVNIITADPEKGVSGGTSIRYGTNKTADVSLNSAYQNDKFSISGFANRYSSGGYTLNSSSGLPTVSPFAGYTLNVKSSYKIDHLTTIKLSVRYYTNDQDSRYLVSGRYAGGTGTERDFNFAPVITHHFSDQLFSTLQLYRSTYKTNSDVRYEDDRSVYDQTYFNQAFNRAELQNDYTVKDNLKLTAGAGAQYETVEATRYTQLQSFTSGYGYVQADWLPIKRLDIIAGGRYDLHSVYKSQFSPKLAASYAVNNKLTLLASVGKGYKAPDFRQLYLNFTNAEVGYSVFGYEEAAAGIQRLQQQGQIQSVLIDPASLQRLNAESSTAFNLGYRYRPTTKIYCTANLFRNNITNLIETASIAIKTNGQSVYSYFNLNKVYTQGIETDLSYQVFKPLQLAGGFQYLEAYDQDVLNQIAAGKVFTKDAATNLTKLIKSSDYGGLLGRSKYTYNVRVNYLDQKTGINAAIRAIYRGRYGYKDSDGNGIVNRDDEYTKGYVLVNASLSKPMFKEAIRLQLTAQNLLNYKDTQVILNLPGRLIYAGIAYNFSKK; via the coding sequence ATGCAAATAAAATATATCCTTTACGTTTTAGCTATGCCACTTACCATCCAAATGGTTTTTGCGCAAAGGCATGACCCATTAAAAAAGGATACGACGAATACCAAACAACTAAAAGAAGTAGTAGTCACAGGGACAAGAACCGCCAAAAGCTTACAACAGGTACCTATACCCATCACGCGGATCACTGCTGAAGAGATCAGGAAAAAAGGCCTGGTACGATTGAACGAGGTTTTATCCGAACAAACCGGCATGACCATTTTGGACGATCCGCATGGGCAAGGCATACAGATACAAGGCTTTGATCCGGCTTATACCATGATACTGATAGATGGCCTGCCTATCATCGGCCGTAATACAGGCATACTCGAACTATCCAGGATCACGACCAATAACATCGAGCGGATAGAGATCGTGAAAGGTCCAACCTCATCACTTTACGGTAGCGAAGCCATGGCTGGTGTGGTGAATATCATTACGGCCGATCCTGAAAAGGGTGTATCGGGAGGAACCTCCATACGTTACGGAACTAATAAAACGGCTGATGTAAGCTTAAATTCGGCTTATCAAAACGACAAATTTTCCATATCTGGTTTTGCCAACCGTTACAGCAGTGGCGGTTATACCCTAAACTCATCATCGGGTTTGCCTACGGTGTCGCCCTTTGCAGGATATACCTTGAATGTTAAATCGTCTTACAAAATAGATCACCTCACCACCATTAAATTATCGGTAAGGTATTATACGAACGATCAGGACAGCCGGTACCTGGTAAGCGGCCGTTACGCAGGGGGAACGGGTACCGAACGCGATTTTAATTTCGCCCCGGTGATAACCCATCATTTTAGCGACCAATTGTTTTCAACCCTGCAACTATACCGTTCAACTTATAAAACCAATTCGGATGTACGGTATGAGGATGACAGATCGGTATACGACCAAACCTACTTTAACCAGGCTTTTAACCGCGCCGAGTTACAGAATGATTACACGGTAAAAGATAACTTGAAACTTACAGCAGGGGCTGGTGCGCAGTATGAAACGGTAGAAGCTACACGGTACACGCAATTGCAATCTTTTACATCGGGCTATGGATATGTTCAGGCAGATTGGTTACCCATCAAACGATTGGATATCATTGCCGGTGGGCGCTATGATCTGCATAGCGTCTATAAATCACAGTTCAGCCCTAAACTGGCTGCAAGCTATGCGGTTAATAACAAACTTACCTTACTGGCCTCGGTTGGTAAAGGATACAAAGCGCCCGATTTCAGGCAGCTTTATTTAAACTTTACCAATGCCGAAGTAGGATACAGCGTTTTTGGTTACGAAGAAGCCGCCGCGGGGATACAGCGTTTACAGCAACAAGGTCAGATCCAGTCGGTATTAATCGATCCCGCTTCTTTACAGCGACTAAATGCCGAAAGCTCAACCGCTTTCAATTTGGGATACAGGTATAGGCCAACTACCAAAATTTACTGTACAGCCAACCTTTTCCGCAATAACATAACCAATCTCATAGAAACGGCTTCTATCGCCATCAAAACCAACGGGCAATCGGTTTACTCCTATTTCAATTTAAACAAAGTTTACACGCAAGGCATTGAAACCGACCTGAGTTACCAGGTATTTAAGCCTTTACAATTAGCAGGCGGGTTTCAATACCTCGAAGCTTATGATCAGGACGTGCTAAACCAGATAGCGGCCGGAAAGGTATTTACCAAAGATGCCGCAACCAACCTCACCAAATTAATCAAAAGTAGCGATTACGGCGGTTTGCTGGGCCGTTCAAAATACACTTATAATGTGCGTGTAAACTATCTGGATCAAAAAACAGGTATCAATGCCGCTATAAGAGCCATCTACCGTGGTCGCTATGGCTACAAGGATAGCGATGGTAACGGGATTGTTAACCGTGATGATGAATACACCAAAGGTTATGTATTGGTTAACGCTTCGCTATCCAAACCTATGTTTAAAGAAGCTATCCGACTACAGCTTACCGCGCAAAATCTGCTCAACTACAAAGATACCCAGGTAATCCTCAACCTTCCGGGAAGGCTCATTTATGCGGGTATAGCCTACAATTTCAGTAAAAAGTAA
- a CDS encoding helix-turn-helix transcriptional regulator codes for MIRITSALWDEYVYDLDAPSKRENLINYAGSWGSVRIVTIYTADISVFVFDLNCKDDCPVILEINTLCLMMIFTLSGTYRLNAGKNVLFTASKHHSLFSSGYLRSSAILQGDLKLFAICFTKNSLQKTIPTALVHFNPNEGIFTEWPALLRSIRPTTPQMSMIIQAIMVNIDKNKRGNQHIYFEAKALELLFLELEQIDAFAGRSTNSYLKEDDLERIHQAKIIVEQNLLNPCSLIELAHKVGLNDFKLKKGFREVLGTTVFGYLYDLRMEKAKFLLKSGNSVREVAYEVGYKNAHHFTTAFKKKFGHLPSKVNKL; via the coding sequence ATGATCAGAATTACCTCGGCTTTATGGGATGAATATGTATATGATCTGGATGCGCCTTCAAAAAGAGAGAACCTCATCAATTACGCTGGAAGTTGGGGTAGTGTAAGGATAGTCACCATATACACAGCTGACATCAGCGTATTTGTTTTCGATCTTAACTGTAAAGATGATTGCCCCGTAATATTAGAGATCAACACCTTATGCCTGATGATGATCTTTACGCTATCGGGAACATATAGGCTAAATGCCGGTAAAAATGTTTTATTTACAGCATCAAAACACCATAGCCTTTTTTCGTCGGGCTATCTCCGCTCGTCGGCTATACTTCAAGGTGATCTAAAACTTTTTGCTATTTGTTTCACCAAAAACAGTTTGCAAAAAACCATACCAACTGCGTTAGTTCATTTCAACCCCAATGAAGGCATCTTTACTGAATGGCCTGCTTTATTGCGGTCCATCAGACCTACCACACCGCAAATGAGTATGATTATTCAGGCTATCATGGTTAATATTGATAAAAATAAAAGAGGTAATCAACATATTTATTTTGAAGCGAAGGCATTGGAATTACTTTTTCTGGAATTGGAACAGATAGATGCTTTTGCCGGTAGATCGACCAATTCATATTTAAAAGAGGATGACCTGGAGCGCATCCATCAGGCCAAAATAATAGTTGAACAAAATCTGCTGAACCCTTGCTCATTAATAGAACTGGCCCATAAAGTCGGGCTTAACGATTTTAAACTAAAAAAGGGTTTCAGGGAAGTTTTAGGAACAACGGTTTTCGGCTATTTGTATGATCTGCGAATGGAAAAAGCCAAATTTCTTTTGAAAAGCGGAAATTCTGTAAGGGAAGTAGCCTACGAAGTGGGCTATAAAAATGCCCATCATTTCACAACTGCATTTAAGAAGAAGTTTGGACACCTACCCAGCAAGGTTAATAAGCTTTAA